A window of Magnolia sinica isolate HGM2019 chromosome 13, MsV1, whole genome shotgun sequence genomic DNA:
GTTTTGTTTTCTTAAGTATTGTAAGAAGAAGTTTGATGTAAATAAAGTATATCTCCCcctctactcaaatattcttgtggaTGTATGTGCTCTTGTCCATTTAATTGTGATCCAGGCATCGAGATCTCATAGACTCAATAACTAGGTTGCACTATACATGTAACTCGAGATTTGCCCATCCTCTTTTGTCACTATATGAAGGATTTTGAGGAGCCTCTCTTTTAGAAACAAGTTCTAGCACCATCTATTTAACCTAAACCTCACCCGATCTCCATTCCCAGGCTTGAAAGCGATCTCTTCTAAAACTACAAGCCATTGCTTTCCACCTAATCATAATCATTTCATATTCACATGTGAGCCACTTGATCTAACCATCCAGTACATACATGTGGGTCATGCATTGATGCCATTAATTCATATCAATTGATTTAGTAAAGCATCATAAAGATACCTTGATTCATAACATTCCATCAATTCATTTGTACTCATGCATCATACACGTACAAATTTCACACATGTGTGCAACACCCAGTCTGCTCATTATTTCGATTGCACAATTTACAGTTTTAAGTAAACATTCGAATTTGATCATGTGAAAGGGTGGGCCATCTTTGTTCTTTCAGTTCAGAAACTTCTTAAAAAACAAATAACcaattgtgatttttattttattagtcAACTGACACAAACATTACAATTTCAGGGAATCACATGCACTACAACAAAGTGTTATCCAGAAAGAGAAATCATAATTGTCAGCAATGGCAATATCCAGGTATTATAATACTTGGCAATTGAAATATCCAAGTCATTCAAATACCATCAATACAAACAACCCCTGAAGCTCGTTCATTCAAATGCATTTGGGTTAGTGTCGATTCCCTCATGCCAAGTAGAATATTATTACATTCATGATGCCTACTCACAGTTTTCTACAACTTCATTGATGCCAATGTATGTCTAGATCTCTCCTAGTGAAAAATCAAAGGTGTTCCAAAAGTTCATCGAGTTCAAGAGTATGGTGAAGAATGAGTTTCCTAAAAGAATCAAATAACTTTAGACAGATAATAGAGGTGAGTACACATCTCAGGAATTCAGTGCGCATCTGAAGAAGCACAGAATTTGAAGGCAGTTTCATGTCCTTACACTCCACCGCAAAATGAAGTTGTTGAGAGGAAGAATTGTCACCTCAACAAGACTTGTTGAAGTATGAAGCTCTTGCAGCCAGCAATGTTGCATTTTGGAGTGTTTGGGCGCATCCATTATGAATTTATACCCGAGCATCCACAAAACAAGCTGGAAAAAGGCCATTGGGTGTATTTCTATTGGTTAAATGAGCAAAAAAAAATGTTGTAAGGGATTACCACTTTATACCTACTCATTCTTGGACGGGTTACCCAATCGGCCTCATCCTATTTCGACGGAAAAAAACTTGGAAGTATCAAGGACCCCCAAGAGTCATTACCTTTTGTTGGTTAGTGGGTAGGAAAAACATTTTCACAATTGACCATTTGGTATACAGGAATATGGTTGTCTTTAATGGTTTCTATTTATTTATGCCTATGGGAAGATAGTTTGCCATTTATTTCATATTTTCATTATGAACTCTCGACGACCCATCTAGTAGTTGGCCTCTTTCAATGGTAAAAGTTTGATGTTGAGACAGACCAAGACTTCAAGGCTTGTAAAggaacccaaatgaagaaaactCCCTATGGCAGTCACCAATGCTAGAAATCATTTTGTCGTTTTGAAAGAGGTTAACTTTAGAGCATTTTTGGAATTCGACTGactttaagggcccgtttggatgaacCCGGAAGGGCATTTGCAGCCTAAACAAGGTTTCGATCCAAACGGCAGTTGATCTTTTGCATTTGTATGAACTTTACAAACTCCATTCTCCTCTCCCACCCAGAAAAATAGGCGCTAAAACGCGACTCAAcaaaaaccaatccgacgagtttTTGCCAAGTCAATGGAAAAAAGCAGGCTTGAAACCTCCTTTTTCAGAAACCCTACTTTGAGGAAgtacatccaaatgggccctaatgaGGTTTTCCTTGAGCAAGCCCCAGGAGGAAGCCGAGTTGGGCATCAAGGATGGGAATTAATATAGGAAATGTAAGTTATGTTTTTAGTGGGATTGGAGTCCCTATGCTTTCAATGATTCTTCATCGTCTTTGTATATTCTGAGTTTTTGtccataaattaataaaattttagtttacctctcaaaaataagaaaataaaatatcaaacaAAAAGAATTTGAAGCTTTGGTTTTTTCTATTTATAAAAAGTAAAAACCAAACAATTAACCATAAATGGTAACATATACCTTTTCTGGTTGAACTGATAACCAAATAATGACAGTTATAGAGCAAAAAATATGAATATAGATGAGCACATCCATTATGTAACAAGGAAAAGAGTAGCATATTTGATGATAGTAAAATAAATCACAACACCTTTAGGGCTGTCTGCTTCCGTAGAACATCGTTTGACTTGAACATCACAGCAGCGATCCAAATTGTAACAAAGAAACCTGTGAGTCCTTACAGAAAGGACACATGTCACTAGTTTGAAAGGAACATTACTGGGGAAAGAAACTTATAATAAGTAAATGCAACAATGAGGCTTCAGACGAACCCCACTACGTCGAAATAAACTGTACTTCCAAGTATTCATTCAGGATAGTGTAATGTATATTACTAAGGGGTAATAGCCTTTGGCTCACAAATAGAAAGCATATAGACAGATGGTTTGTTTTCCATTCCCATGAAATCATTCCAGTAACCAAAAAAACAGCAATGGAAGCAACAGAAATACTACAAGAACACAACAGAACCCAAATCAAATTTGTAAGATCCAATACCTTGCAAATGCTGTCGAATGAATACGACCAACAGAAGCAATGAAAACGGCAGAATCTGCTCAATCCACCTTGCTACCTGCTGAATATCATATCTCTGATATGAGGAATCCCTATTATTAGTGCTACCTCCCGTGGCATTCCCAGCCTCTCCATCCGAACCCCCAGTTGGCGAACTAGCAGGCAAGATTGGTGATGATGACGACGGACCCCTATCTCCACTCCCACCATCTGCTGGACGGTCCGCCCCTAACAGTGGTGCCCCAGTAATCTGCTCCACAGGACTGCCATTCTGAAGAGAATCCGCATCCCTCACCTGACCCACAGGCAGGCCTGTACGAATATTGTCTTGATCTCCAGCACCAATTATCCTTATCGAGACCTCCCCAGCAGCAGAATCATCCAACCGATTTTGCCCATCAATCAGACCCTCATTTTCCTGATGACTCGACCGGGCTCGGAGAATACCCGAATACTCCAACAGCGCAGATAATGGCGCCTGGATAAAACTTGATGCTGAAAACTGCATCCCATATCTTCTCGAACTGCTACTGCCTGAAGAACTCCTGTATGAATCGGAATTCCCGCCAGATGTTTCCATTTCTCCAGAACGCTGATCCTAACCACAACCTTTTCCTTACCTATGAAAACCCCTAAGAAACAGGAATCGATGGAACAGCTTCCAGCAGTGACGGAAAGAAACCGAAGCAATAATTCTTGCGTTACTGCaacaccctaaccctaatctcgatcTATCTCCATCAAGGACAAAGAAATCCACGAATTTCCCGTTGAAATTAGAGAGAGGCAAAAAATCAAGAGCGGAGATTCTTCCAGAACGGATTTCGACGGCGATACGAGGAGATTGAAGCGATAATTCACATAAATTTCAGAGAATCGAAGGAGGATCGAGAGATAAAACCTACCTACCTCCGGAGCTTCTTGAACGATCGGCGAATGATGAGCAGAGAATTTATGCTcagaaaccctaaacctaatccagatatatatatatatagagagagagagagagagagagagagagagaaattggggattttgtcTTTGGAGGTTTTTTATGTCAATCGAATGGCGTTTCGAAATGAGAAAATGATgcgaggggtatttataggaagGGAGAGAAGGGTTTCGGagagttttttttcttccctcgtttcttttcttttttaatattctGCCTGCGAAACGAAGATGAAGAAAGGGCTTTTGTTCGGGAGGATTTTTCTGAAACGCGGCCCGCTCTTTCTTCAGTACACGCGTGTTCCTTATTGTTTTTTAATGAGAACGCGggttcttggttttttttttaatgagtggGACCATTAGGTTCGTGATCCTGACCATTGGTTTACTACGCTAAAATGATATCTTGAATGGAATAACTAACCGGGATAACCTTTTAACCTTTCGTTTCATGGCCTAAAGATAGACGGTGGAAAAGAGAGATACAGCAACGGCCCACATTCATCtcagacaaaaaaataaataaaagttccCTAAATTGGTGCTAGAGAGATCTTCCAGTGCGAGAGTGTTTTTTAGGTGGATTACTGAAACGcggcccacttgtcagaattgaacgAAGGATGCAATTTCCCACAGCTAGCCCATGTAGATAAAAGCTCTTGGGTGCACCACGATGTCCATATGACATCCACTCCGGCCATCAAACACTCCAACTCATGTTAAGACGTGAAGGCAGATCCGAATattaagtgggccctacccacAGAAATAGTGGGTATTAAAATCTCACATTTACGATgcttgtatgacatccaaccttctCATGACTGATTCTCAcgcggatgaagagaaaaacaagcGTCAGaaggatccaaaactcctgtTGGCTCCAAGAATATTTtgatggtgggctttcaatcccactatttctcaTGGCTGATCATCCCCTGTTATCGTCGTTGTTTCATGCGGTTACCAATCAAAGTAAGTTACATGCAATTTCAATGGATTTGTGTGATGTATTTAAAAATTCATGGAGATATACGAAGATCCTACAATAGTATAATTGGAGCACACTAATCAATGCCACAACATTGCTTAAGTAGTCGACGGAATGGCCAGTGATGGCAAGAGCAGGAGTAAAAAAAGGCCATATAGTGTCAAACGGTTATAGTAACTTTTAGAATGTAGGAAGAATCTAAATGGCCAAGGTAAAACTATAAATAGCGGGGGAGTTCGGCAAGAAAGAGGTCTTATACAACCCAAACAAATTTTtcaattacatttcttaatgACATTATTCTATTTTTCtaccaagtaaattacattttttAATGTAATCCTTACTTTTCACCTACCGTTTACATTACAGTGTAATTTATAGTGTTAATCAAGTAGTTGATAATCTTAGTTGTAATTTGGGTttatgctcatacgctagattcgGTTCCTTATTTAAGAAGGTATTTCGCAACCGATCTCCGCAACCGACGGTAAGAATCTCTTtctcgtttttcttttatttgtactGAAAAGTCATTTCGTACGAAAGGCAAATGTGTAACCCACCATCAAAGAACGAACTctaccctctgaatatcgcctgatcttatttacacattgagcgagtggctgaataggcggtCGATCTCATTCAATCTCAGTCATATACTGTGTATTTGCCCATCTCGGTACTTGGGGTCATAtttgtttagtttgaattgagccgcaaattCTGGCACGCCCACATTCACCATGTGATCAAACTGTCAAAATCAACGagcaacaagtttttggcatgcTCGATGGGACCATGTCTCTAACTTACTGACATAACCTTGCCAATCAGAATTATAAATAGAAGGAGCAATCAAATCCCTAGGGTCAAACCCTCCACACCAATCGCACCAACTCCAACCAAGGATGTGCTGGTTCAAGTGGCCCCTGAAACATTAAATATAAATAATAGCCCGACACTTGGCACTAGGAACCAAGAATGGGTGTCGACCTCTCGAACCATTTCTCTAAAAGAGATAAGAACAGTAGTCCGAGATGTACAGCTAAGTATCCAACATGTTTAGGAATATGGAAGGGCTCAAGTCAAGAAATTCCATATTCAAACCAAGAACACTAATAGATAGATGGCCAGTCAGACTGAGCCCATGCATCGATTGATCGCTATGATGGCCGAACGATCGCCAATGGCAACACATTATAATGTCGAGGAAAATTCTATCGGCAATGTGGTTCAACCACCATCTATGCCTTCTCCTCAAAAGAATCCGCCACTAATTCCAGTTCATGAGATACAAAATGCTCTGCCTCCTCCTGAGTTTAGACGACTAGAGTGGGAGGCTAGGAATTTTGTTCCTGAAATTCAAAATCAAGGCTTACCGGGAGGATATAACCCCCAACAATTCCATAGGAATTCATTGTTCCAAGAGGGTCTAAACCAATAAGGTCCCGATCTACCACCATTAGTTAAACCTCAACGAGTGGATCGCGACCAAATCATACAAATAGTTCAGGAAGTGGCGGGCCAAGTACTGGGTTGCAATACTATTCTAGTCTATCATAATCCTTATCCTAAGTGGATCGATTGGCAGCATCTGTTACCAAAAAATTATCGAGCTAATTTTGCCCTATTTTTAGGTGATCCTGGTAGTCGACCATCAAGCACGTTGGCCGATTCACTATGCAGTATGGGGAGTTAGCAAACAATGACTATCACAAACTGTAATTATTCGGTCATTCGCTAACAGTCGCGGCTTTCACGAGGTATTCCAATCTATTGCCATATTCGATTCATACTtggcaagaaatggaagaaagaTTCAATGCTCTATTTTTCTCCAAGAATAAGGAAATAACTATGGCCTATCTCGCCCGTTTTCGACAGCTCCCATGAGAAACCCGCGAGAGCTATATTACCCGGTTTTAAAATGGCAAAAAGCCAATGTAAGATTGTTATGACCAAAGCTAAATTTGTGCAACTTGCACAAGACATGCTCAAGCACAAACTTTGTAAGACGTTTATTGGGACATAATTAATGGACCTATACGACCTAATTAAGAAGGTCTACATGTGTGAATAACTCTTACAAGAAGGTGCTAGGCAAAAGAACTTGTCAATTGGGGCATATTATCATGACCCAAATTATGAGGTCGCAATTGCTGAAGTGGTAAGTAAAAAGTCACTCATATGTTCGACGTTGGTCAAAGCGGAATCGACTGCACAAAAGGCCTAAAAAGTTTACACTTTTAACATCACACAGGTTAATGAGATATTCAAAATTCCATTGATCAGAAAGTTTATCAAGATTCTCATATATCATAAGATACCTTCGTCCGACAAATTACAGAAAATAGAATACTGCAAATGGCACGAAACTCGTTCtcattcaactaacaaatgtgttgtaTTCAGAAACATAGTCTAGGACAATATCGATTGCTAGCTGCTGAAATTTCTTGAGAAGGGCAAGGAGGTGATGTTGATCGATAAAAATTCCTTCCTGCCTAATCTTGAAGTCAATATGGTTACGCAAAATCTGAGAAGGGCTAATCGACTGCGATCAAGGGTTGATCTTAGCCAACCAGCCATGAAAGCACACCGCAACAACTAGGGTAAGGGCGACGTCGACCTTCCCACTTGGTCACCACTCGGCCGAACGTAATTCGACAAGGCAGTCGAGGCTCACAACTGCACGACCAATATGCCAGAAGGACCATTCTGGGATGGGGAGATCCTCCTCAACCAAGGTTGCAAAGCCAATACACGGCTCTGAGGACTGAAGGTAGCAGTCAGCATCACCCGCGGGGTGCCTTCACCACTTAGTTGTTACTCTCCAGGTGGTATATCAAGTCAAAAGATGGTTAAACCTCCAACAACTTAGAAGGGAATCCGGGAGTGGGTCATGCAACCTAAATTTTTGACAGTACCAGAAGCATTGACTCGAACTCAAAAATGCCATTGGTAAAGGCATAGAGTGGCGATGGGAGAGAATTGATAAAAGCTGAAGACGTACCCCGATCGAGAGTAGTACAACCGCAATCATTTTGGAGAATCCTTTTgcatgaagaacaagtatccattaACACGGTCGAAGTGGTTCTACCTTTTGTGTTGTGCGAACATGATGTCAACATTTTAGACCAATCCTATGAATCGACGGGACAAAAAAATGACCGTGATAAATTGTTAGATTATCTCAGTGATGAATGTTTTATAGGGGATGAGTGGTTGGTGAACGAACTAATAGCGACCACAGAAGCATTACAAGTGGTCTCACTAACAACTACATTGTCCAACATTGTGGTTGACGAGAGCACTGAGCACATTCAAAATCCCAATACTCAAGAGAGCTCATAAAAATTAGGGGAGTAATGTCAGAGTGCAGAGattatgtttgggacattgtcACCCGTCGTGTTCCATTGCAACATAGTATTCACTTTGCCTTCCAGTTTTCAAGCTAAAGCGTCCTAGCCAAGTAAGATGGCGGGTGATGTGGAGGAGTTCAGCACTCCTGTGGTGACACAACATACTTCTTTTCCATTAGAGAAAGCAATTAAAGGGAAGCATGGATTGGACAAAACACCACATGTGAATACAATTATGGTGGAATCAGGAGCCACGTCGAAAAGGGTAGTCATAGAAAGACCCACTCATAGCATAATGCAACATCTTAAGCCATTGTATATTTCTGCTCATCTTGAAGGTTGTCCAATCACTAGGATTCTGGTCAACAATGGTGTTGTTATCGATCTCCTACCACTGAGAATTATGTTAAAATTAGGGAAGACAGCGGTCAATTTGATCTCGTCTGAGGTCACAATCAGTAATTTCACTGGTCACATTACGAATACTCATGGGATCCTGCCAATCAACCTAACTGTCAAGACTAAAATAGTGTTGGCCCCATTTTTTATGATCGAGACCTCATTTAGCTATAATGTTCTATTTGACAGGGACTAGATCCACTCGTTTGCATGTATTCTATCATCTCTGTGCCAATTCATAATTTCCTAGATTCATGATAAAGTTTAATTGGTTTTGACCGATAATAAATCCTTCTTGGCCATGTCGAATGCAAAACGAAACCTATTACAATGGTGAAgagtgtaacatctcagaaataTCCGtgcaaaggcccgagtaccacctcaggcagaaatccctaaagattGTATGTTGTAGAAATTTAGgcgaatttagttaaatactaagcTAAATAggcggtggatttagcttgaaccactatctatacaaacggcaagacccaaaactatcagcaatgactcaacactacttaataacctaggagaaatcccaaaagccagttgctctcaggagcacattgaaactctgaatcggacctggaccgcacgtcgagagtccgatgaccgcgaaactatagggttatgtccactttactgggcttgacaaccaacgcaaaaatcgagcccaaatagtgtcaaaaaacgcacaacttgtgccttgagcgaagtgtgcgAGAAACGCAAATATTCTAGGAAAatgcattgaaacttaagtgaattgggccattggcttgtaagcaaaattgaagatttcaaaccatcagtttctgaccaaacttcacctatggatcagggaaatttccttgcacatatcggtatacttgtggccctgattgagtgacaacgactgttgatctgatacaggtccgtcaCGGTTGATCGACCTATCAAAACGCGCTGAAATCGCAtcttggcctagatccattgtcagggaacttactctgcGTCATACACAGGTAATGGATCTCCAGATGTGTCCCGTCTGCCCAAAACAGACACCCTTtaactataacctaagtatatcatggccctgggtccattgacatcagttctaggcctatataatgtctttaaaccaccccattcccatttcatatgaatttctctaaccctaggagagagaagagaaaagaggagaaaagtgtgagggaaagaagagagatccttggagtttgctgcagtgattcgttcctgctactccacgcactgaatcgcctttaAATCTAGCTAACTGATCCATTTCAACTacgacttgggtaagaaatcctaaccttaatctgggTTTAGAAAGCCGGATTGACTAATCGATGAAATAGTtgacctatttcgtgatttaggtacccgttgttctgcaTTGGGAATATAGGATTCGAACCACGTTCGAAatgagaattatgaaggttatggttttcaaggctttcaatgtcagctaatgatttatttcTGACTGGAATGCTGCCATATAtgtcttagttacgatgttttcgatatattatatatgtgtgaactatgttgagtatatgatgcattccaagtatttgttgaaatgattgaatgaacatAAAATTAAGAtgtgtgcttgtcatgattgtaAACCTAGGATTCATGTTTATCATTGGTATTACGATCACTCTGTgtaaggatttgtcataatatatgtcgtaactaatctaggcTATGTATTTGGtattgtgtagtctaagtgtttgattaaatgtctgaatgagaaattattgatgatttgtatttaataagggtattgagacagggttctcaattaccttatctatatgtatagcttccttcatgtaatcataatttcaattacgcaatttatggatgaaatgcaaatatttggtaacatgttcaatgtgtttgacaaaatgctcaaatgagaattgtatttgaattatttgttaaatgctgttatgattatcacatgtgtttacctaCTGCACTTGAGTAAGCTTGCGGCTATAACCTGGCTCAGGCAATCGGTAAAAATTCTTATTTGAGTGGcagaattagtcttgccacattcgatacgttcggtgaatccgggtcgcatgacgattgtcgacagtggatAGGCCACATGAAGTGTttatgcgcttcatgtcgattaattcagcgtacgcttgtACCAAACGAACTTATCTAACAAAACCGATTGGCCTAtagtgtgtttaccatgtatggacatccctgcttgaatctaaggtaccaccttCCAATGAAAAGACTCAATTCAACCATGGtgccatgatccgctaagactcatgagccaggcatggtggtatgggacaccgtggtcgaactgtcggcttACTCTGGGATGACGAGCCCCCCCGTAATGACCAAT
This region includes:
- the LOC131223787 gene encoding uncharacterized protein LOC131223787 isoform X3; its protein translation is METSGGNSDSYRSSSGSSSSRRYGMQFSASSFIQAPLSALLEYSGILRARSSHQENEGLIDGQNRLDDSAAGEVSIRIIGAGDQDNIRTGLPVGQVRDADSLQNGSPVEQITGAPLLGADRPADGGSGDRGPSSSSPILPASSPTGGSDGEAGNATGGSTNNRDSSYQRYDIQQVARWIEQILPFSLLLLVVFIRQHLQGLTGFFVTIWIAAVMFKSNDVLRKQTALKGERRISVLVGITIVFMLHVIGVYWWYRNDDLLYPLVMLPPKAIPPFWHAIFIIMVNDTMVRQAAMVFKCMLLMYYKNSRGRNYRKQGQMLTLIEYFLLLYRALLPAPVWYRFFLNKEYGSLFSSLTTGLYLTFKLTSVVEKVIAAGDLCAICQEKMHAPILLRCKHIFCEDCVSEWFERERTCPLCRALVKPADLRSFGDGSTSLFFQLF